From a region of the Globicephala melas chromosome 19, mGloMel1.2, whole genome shotgun sequence genome:
- the NR1H2 gene encoding oxysterols receptor LXR-beta, protein MSTPATSSLDTPLPGNGPSTPSSSPDGKEDGPEPCPGADPDVPGTDGANSASVVVILDTAEEPERKRKKGPAPKMLGDELCQVCGDTASGFHYNVLSCEGCKGFFRRSVIRGGAGRYACRGGGTCQMDAFMRRKCQQCRLRKCKEAGMREQCVLSKEQIRKKKIRKQQQQSSPTGLGVSSSSASGPGASPGGSDGGGQGSGEGEGVQLTAAQELMIQQLVAAQLQCNKRSFSDQPKVTPWPLGADPQSRDARQQRFAHFTELAIISVQEIVDFAKQVPGFLQLGREDQIALLKASTIEIMLLETARRYNHETECITFLKDFTYSKDDFHRAGLQVEFINPIFEFSRAMRRLGLDDAEYALLIAINIFSADRPNVQEPSRVEALQQPYVDALLSYTRIKRPQDQLRFPRMLMKLVSLRTLSSVHSEQVFALRLQDKKLPPLLSEIWDVHE, encoded by the exons ATGTCCACCCCCGCCACGAGTTCCCTGGACACCCCCTTGCCTG gaAATGGCCCTAGCACCCCCTCTTCTTCACCTGATGGAAAGGAGGATGGCCCTGAGCCGTGCCCAGGGGCGGATCCTGATGTCCCAGGCACTGATGGGGCCAACTCAGCTTCCGTCGTGG TCATCCTAGACACAGCAGAGGAGCCGGAGCGCAAGCGAAAGAAGGGCCCGGCTCCAAAGATGCTGGGCGACGAGCTGTGCCAGGTGTGCGGGGACACGGCCTCTGGCTTCCACTACAATGTGCTCAGCTGCGAAGGCTGCAAGGGCTTCTTCAGGCGAAGTGTGATCCGAGGTGGGGCCGGGCGCTATGCCTGCCGGGGCGGTGGAACCTGCCAGATGGATGCCTTCATGCGGCGCAAGTGCCAGCAATGCCGGCTGCGAAAGTGCAAGGAGGCTGGGATGCGGGAGCAGT GCGTCCTCTCCAAAGAACAGATCCGGAAGAAGAAGATtcggaagcagcagcagcagtcgTCACCCACAGGGCTGGGAGTCAGCAGCAGCTcagcctctgggcctggggcctcCCCTGGAGGGTCCGACGGGGGTGGCCAGGGCTCCGGGGAAGGCGAGGGTGTCCAGTTAACAGCAGCTCAGGAACTAATGATCCAGCAATTGGTGGCGGCCCAGCTGCAGTGCAATAAACGCTCCTTCTCTGACCAGCCTAAAGTCACG ccctggcccttgGGCGCAGACCCGCAGTCCCGTGATGCTCGCCAGCAGCGTTTTGCCCACTTCACGGAGCTGGCCATCATCTCAGTCCAGGAGATCGTGGACTTCGCCAAGCAGGTGCCTGGCTTCCTGCAGCTGGGTCGCGAGGACCAGATCGCCCTCCTGAAGGCATCTACCATTGAG ATCATGCTGCTGGAGACAGCCAGACGCTACAACCACGAGACCGAGTGTATCACGTTCCTGAAAGACTTCACCTACAGCAAGGATGACTTCCACCGCGCAG GCCTGCAGGTGGAATTCATCAACCCCATCTTCGAGTTCTCGCGGGCCATGAGGCGCCTGGGCCTGGACGACGCTGAGTACGCCCTCCTCATCGCCATCAACATCTTCTCGGCCGACCGGCCCAACGTGCAGGAGCCGAGCCGAGTCGAGGCGCTGCAGCAGCCCTACGTGGACGCGCTGCTGTCCTACACCCGCATCAAGAGGCCACAG GACCAGCTGCGTTTCCCCCGCATGCTGATGAAGCTCGTGAGCCTGCGCACGCTCAGCTCCGTGCACTCGGAGCAGGTCTTCGCCCTGCGGCTCCAGGACAAGAAGCTGCCACCTTTGCTCTCCGAGATCTGGGACGTCCACGAATGA